One Streptomyces sp. NBC_01237 genomic region harbors:
- a CDS encoding DUF6332 family protein, translated as MGRRTQADRDAITIEIGYALVSAAVVAAVTFAGICAPALLFELTHHGERLLLGIGAGAAALAFLTRTVHVLWRFPRTAEGRPVPADQPSQPGRTSPDS; from the coding sequence ATGGGGCGACGCACACAGGCGGACCGGGACGCGATCACCATCGAGATCGGCTACGCGCTGGTGAGCGCGGCCGTCGTGGCGGCGGTCACCTTCGCGGGGATCTGCGCGCCCGCCCTGCTCTTCGAACTCACGCACCACGGCGAACGCCTCCTCCTCGGCATCGGTGCCGGAGCCGCCGCTCTCGCTTTCCTCACCCGGACCGTCCATGTGCTGTGGCGGTTCCCCCGTACCGCGGAGGGCCGGCCCGTCCCGGCCGATCAGCCCAGCCAGCCGGGGCGTACGAGCCCCGACTCATAG
- a CDS encoding response regulator transcription factor — translation MIRVLLADDQLLVRAGFRALLDAQPDIEVAGEAADGEEAVRLVRELRPDAVLMDIRMPRLDGLAATRRITDDPALNGVKVVMLTTFELDEYVFEAIRSGASGFLVKDTEPEELLRAVRAVVNGDALLSPGVTRRLIAEFAARSKEPTAATALGRLTDREREVMALVGIGLSNEEIARRLVVSPLTAKTHVSRTMVKLGARDRAQLVVMAYESGLVRPGWLG, via the coding sequence GTGATCCGCGTACTGCTCGCCGACGACCAGCTCCTGGTCCGGGCCGGCTTCCGGGCGCTGCTGGACGCCCAGCCGGACATCGAGGTGGCCGGAGAGGCGGCGGACGGCGAGGAGGCCGTGCGGCTGGTGCGCGAGCTGCGCCCGGACGCCGTGCTGATGGACATCCGGATGCCGCGGCTGGACGGCCTGGCCGCGACCCGGCGGATCACCGACGATCCCGCGCTGAACGGGGTGAAGGTGGTCATGCTCACCACCTTCGAACTCGACGAGTACGTCTTCGAGGCGATCCGGTCCGGGGCTTCCGGCTTCCTCGTCAAGGACACCGAGCCGGAGGAACTGCTGCGCGCGGTACGGGCGGTGGTGAACGGGGACGCGTTGCTCTCGCCCGGAGTGACCCGTCGGCTGATCGCGGAGTTCGCCGCCCGGTCCAAGGAACCCACGGCCGCGACCGCTCTCGGCCGGCTCACCGACCGGGAGCGGGAGGTGATGGCGCTGGTCGGCATCGGGCTGTCGAACGAGGAGATCGCCCGCAGGCTGGTGGTCAGCCCGCTCACCGCCAAGACCCATGTGAGCCGCACCATGGTCAAGCTGGGCGCCCGCGACCGGGCTCAACTGGTCGTCATGGCCTATGAGTCGGGGCTCGTACGCCCCGGCTGGCTGGGCTGA
- a CDS encoding sensor histidine kinase: MEEQQRSHTRGGPRGPWGRGEPPHRLSGPGARSGAGLPWPSTIALLVFVMVGTGFAAHGQDRQPVDVLARLLLFVAVAVLLVRHRHPVVAVTTASAAALLYLAAGYPYGPVFIAVAVGCFSAIVSGHRKAAWWSLGGLWAGHVLVGHWLYRWLPPAGDGAAPWGQEAFITAWVVAIVAAAELLRVRREQWAAARAERAAAEQRRADEERLRMARELHDVLAHSISVINVQAGVGLALLDSDPEQARSALITIKGASKEALGEVRQVLANLRTPGDAPRAPAPGLDRLPELVDQAAGAGLTVTVGTEGAETALPPGTDLAAFRIVQEALTNVVRHSGSRTALVRIGYSAGRLRLRIDDEGPATGGDAGGSGNGLVGMRERAAALGGTIEAGPRTGGGFRVRAELPLPAAPRHPETGPGDPAAQPEETP; the protein is encoded by the coding sequence ATGGAAGAGCAGCAGCGATCACACACGCGTGGTGGCCCCCGCGGCCCCTGGGGGCGCGGGGAACCTCCGCACCGGCTGTCCGGTCCGGGGGCACGGTCCGGAGCCGGGCTTCCGTGGCCCTCGACCATCGCGCTGCTGGTGTTCGTCATGGTCGGCACGGGCTTCGCCGCGCACGGCCAGGACAGGCAGCCGGTGGACGTCCTCGCGCGGCTGCTGCTGTTCGTCGCGGTCGCGGTGCTGCTGGTGCGCCACCGGCATCCCGTGGTGGCGGTGACCACGGCCTCCGCCGCCGCGCTCCTCTATCTCGCCGCGGGCTACCCGTACGGCCCGGTCTTCATCGCCGTCGCCGTGGGGTGCTTCAGCGCCATCGTCTCCGGGCACCGGAAGGCCGCCTGGTGGTCGCTCGGCGGGCTGTGGGCCGGGCATGTGCTGGTGGGCCACTGGCTCTACCGGTGGCTGCCGCCCGCCGGGGACGGTGCCGCGCCCTGGGGGCAGGAGGCGTTCATCACCGCATGGGTGGTGGCCATCGTCGCCGCCGCCGAACTGCTGCGGGTACGCCGCGAACAATGGGCGGCGGCCAGGGCGGAACGGGCGGCCGCGGAGCAGCGGCGGGCGGACGAGGAGCGGCTGCGGATGGCCCGCGAGCTGCATGACGTCCTCGCCCACAGCATCTCCGTCATCAACGTCCAGGCCGGGGTCGGGCTCGCCCTGCTCGACTCCGATCCCGAGCAGGCCCGCTCGGCCCTCATCACCATCAAGGGAGCCAGCAAGGAAGCGCTCGGCGAGGTACGGCAGGTCCTCGCCAACCTCCGTACGCCGGGCGACGCCCCTCGCGCCCCGGCCCCCGGCCTCGACCGGCTGCCCGAACTCGTCGACCAGGCGGCGGGCGCCGGCCTGACCGTCACCGTCGGGACCGAGGGCGCGGAGACCGCCCTCCCGCCCGGCACCGATCTGGCCGCCTTCCGGATCGTGCAGGAGGCTCTGACCAACGTCGTGCGGCACTCGGGCTCCCGTACCGCACTGGTCCGGATCGGCTACAGTGCCGGGCGCCTCCGCCTCCGTATCGACGACGAAGGCCCCGCGACCGGCGGCGACGCGGGCGGCAGCGGCAATGGGCTCGTCGGCATGCGGGAGCGGGCGGCGGCGCTCGGTGGCACGATCGAGGCGGGCCCCCGGACCGGCGGCGGTTTCCGGGTACGGGCGGAACTCCCGTTGCCCGCCGCCCCGCGACACCCGGAGACCGGGCCCGGGGACCCAGCGGCTCAGCCGGAGGAGACACCGTGA
- a CDS encoding TetR/AcrR family transcriptional regulator: MSTIRGARERARIEVTAAIKDEARKQLAAEGAAKLSLRAVARELGMVSSALYRYFPSRDDLLTALIVDAYDAVGEAAESARAAGAAPAAEAQDGAGSGGGARRAAASPSGPYLARWTAVACAVRDWALAHPHEYALIYGSPVPGYIAPQDTVGPASRVGVVFIGLLREAYRADGLAVPPLDGELRPEAERMAADLAADLPPAVVAALVAAWAQLFGLISFELFGQFNRVVEARDVLFRHAVGELARSVGLTGSRAGTR, encoded by the coding sequence ATGAGCACTATCCGAGGGGCCCGGGAACGCGCCCGTATCGAAGTGACCGCCGCCATCAAGGACGAGGCCCGGAAGCAGCTCGCGGCCGAGGGCGCCGCCAAGCTCTCCCTCCGCGCCGTCGCCCGCGAGCTGGGCATGGTCTCCTCCGCGCTCTACCGCTACTTCCCCAGCCGCGACGACCTCCTCACAGCTCTTATCGTCGACGCCTACGACGCGGTCGGCGAGGCGGCGGAGTCCGCCCGTGCCGCGGGAGCCGCTCCCGCTGCCGAGGCCCAGGACGGTGCCGGTTCCGGTGGTGGCGCGCGCCGCGCCGCCGCCTCACCGTCCGGCCCGTACCTCGCGCGCTGGACCGCGGTCGCCTGCGCCGTACGCGACTGGGCCCTGGCACACCCTCATGAGTACGCACTGATCTACGGCTCGCCCGTCCCCGGCTACATCGCTCCGCAGGACACGGTCGGCCCCGCCTCCCGCGTCGGGGTGGTGTTCATCGGTCTTCTCCGCGAGGCGTACCGCGCCGACGGCCTGGCCGTGCCGCCCCTCGACGGCGAACTCCGCCCCGAGGCGGAGCGGATGGCGGCCGACCTCGCCGCGGATCTCCCGCCCGCGGTCGTGGCCGCGCTCGTCGCCGCCTGGGCGCAGCTCTTCGGCCTGATCTCGTTCGAACTCTTCGGTCAGTTCAACCGGGTCGTCGAGGCGCGGGACGTGCTCTTCCGGCACGCGGTCGGTGAACTCGCCCGCTCGGTGGGACTGACCGGAAGCCGGGCCGGAACCCGGTAG
- a CDS encoding nitroreductase/quinone reductase family protein, which produces MSQPYYLQGSPFTIRLNSAIGWLARHGVSFLGSAEMSVRGRKSGQMQRIPVNPHTYEGTQYLVSARGHSQWVRNMRVAGGGELRVGRKVRAFTAVEIADDEQKTRILRTYLERWGWEVNSYFKGITAKSTDAELLAACPDHPVFRITVEK; this is translated from the coding sequence ATGTCGCAGCCGTACTACCTTCAGGGCAGCCCGTTCACCATCCGGCTGAACAGCGCGATCGGCTGGCTCGCCCGGCACGGAGTGAGCTTTCTCGGGTCGGCCGAGATGTCGGTGCGCGGGCGCAAGAGCGGGCAGATGCAGCGCATCCCCGTGAACCCGCACACCTACGAGGGCACGCAGTACCTGGTATCGGCCCGCGGCCACTCCCAGTGGGTGCGCAACATGCGGGTCGCCGGCGGCGGCGAGCTGCGGGTGGGCCGGAAGGTCCGCGCGTTCACGGCCGTGGAGATCGCGGACGACGAGCAGAAGACGCGCATCCTCCGCACCTACCTGGAGCGCTGGGGCTGGGAGGTCAACAGCTACTTCAAGGGCATCACGGCGAAGTCCACGGACGCCGAGCTCCTCGCCGCGTGCCCGGACCACCCCGTCTTCCGGATCACCGTCGAGAAGTGA
- a CDS encoding geranylgeranyl reductase family protein: MSSENADAGRESEESSVWDVVVVGAGPAGASAAYAAAVAGRRVLLLEKAELPRYKTCGGGIIGFSRDSLPPGFELPLKDRIHAVTFSLNGKLSRTRRSKRMLFGLINRAEFDSGLVEEAQKAGAELRTGAAVVRVEQHGPAVPDRRTVAVVLSGGETVLARAVVGADGSAGRIGAHVGVKLDQVDLGLEAEIPVPATVAEDWAGRVLIDWGPMPGSYGWVFPKGDTLTVGVISARGDGAGTKRYLEDFIARLGLAGFEPAVSSGHLTRCRSDDSPLSRGRVVVCGDAAGLLEPWTREGISFALRSGRLAGEWAVRIAESHDAVDARRQALNYAFAIKAGLGVEMGVGRRMLKLFERRPGLLHAVLTSFRPAWKAFAGITRGTTSLAELVRTHPLAQRAMSAMDR, from the coding sequence GTGAGCAGCGAGAACGCAGACGCCGGACGTGAGTCGGAAGAGTCGTCCGTTTGGGACGTCGTCGTGGTCGGCGCCGGACCGGCCGGAGCATCGGCGGCGTACGCGGCAGCCGTGGCGGGCCGGCGGGTGCTGCTGCTGGAGAAAGCGGAACTGCCCCGCTACAAGACATGCGGCGGCGGCATCATCGGGTTCTCCCGTGATTCGCTGCCCCCCGGCTTCGAACTGCCCCTGAAGGACCGCATCCACGCGGTGACCTTCTCGCTCAACGGGAAGCTGTCGCGTACGCGCCGGTCCAAGCGGATGCTCTTCGGACTCATCAACCGCGCCGAGTTCGACTCGGGTCTGGTGGAGGAGGCGCAGAAGGCCGGAGCCGAACTGCGCACCGGAGCCGCGGTGGTGCGGGTGGAGCAGCACGGGCCCGCCGTACCCGACCGGCGCACGGTCGCCGTGGTGCTGTCCGGGGGCGAGACGGTGCTCGCCCGCGCCGTCGTCGGCGCCGACGGCAGTGCGGGCCGGATAGGCGCTCATGTCGGAGTGAAGCTCGACCAGGTGGACCTCGGTCTGGAGGCCGAGATCCCCGTGCCGGCGACGGTGGCGGAGGACTGGGCGGGGCGGGTGCTCATCGACTGGGGCCCGATGCCCGGGAGTTACGGCTGGGTGTTCCCCAAGGGGGACACCCTGACCGTCGGGGTGATCTCGGCGCGTGGTGACGGTGCGGGCACCAAGCGGTATCTGGAGGACTTCATCGCCCGGCTCGGCCTCGCCGGGTTCGAGCCCGCGGTCTCCTCCGGCCATCTGACCCGCTGCCGGAGCGATGACTCACCGTTGTCGCGCGGCCGGGTCGTGGTGTGCGGCGACGCGGCGGGGCTGCTGGAGCCGTGGACGCGGGAGGGCATTTCCTTCGCGCTGCGGTCGGGGCGTCTCGCCGGTGAGTGGGCGGTCCGGATCGCCGAGTCGCACGACGCGGTGGACGCCCGCAGGCAGGCCCTCAACTACGCGTTCGCCATCAAGGCCGGGCTGGGTGTGGAGATGGGCGTCGGACGGCGCATGCTCAAGCTGTTCGAGCGCCGCCCGGGGCTGCTGCACGCGGTGCTGACCAGTTTCCGCCCGGCCTGGAAGGCATTCGCAGGGATCACCCGCGGGACCACGTCGCTGGCCGAGCTCGTCCGCACGCACCCGCTGGCGCAGCGGGCGATGAGCGCGATGGACCGCTAG
- a CDS encoding dipeptidase, protein MTARPISETVASLMPRARTELAELVAFQSVADPAQFPKSECEAAAGWVADALRAEGFQDVALLDTPDGTQSVYGFLPGPADAPTVLLYAHYDVQPPLDESAWLSPPFELTERDGRWFGRGAADCKGGFIMHLLALRALKANGGVPVSVKVIAEGSEEQGTGGLERYAEAHPELLAADTIVIGDTGNFRVGLPTVTATLRGMTMLRVKLDTLEGNLHSGQFGGAAPDALAAMIQLLASLRAEDGTTTVDGLTADAEWDGLQYPEAEFRKDAKVLDGVELIGAGTVADRIWARPAVTVIGIDCPPVVGATPSLQASARAQVSLRVPPGQDAVKATELLTAHLESHAPWGARVTVEQVGQGQPFRADTTSPAYTSMADAMRVAYPGEEMQSSGMGGSIPLCNTLANLYPEAEILLIGLSEPEAQIHAVNESVSPEELERLSVAEALFLRNYAESKKG, encoded by the coding sequence ATGACCGCCCGTCCGATTTCCGAGACCGTCGCCTCGCTGATGCCGCGCGCCAGGACGGAGCTGGCCGAGCTGGTGGCCTTCCAGTCGGTGGCGGACCCCGCCCAGTTCCCGAAGAGCGAGTGCGAGGCGGCGGCCGGATGGGTCGCCGACGCACTGCGCGCCGAGGGCTTCCAGGACGTGGCCCTGCTCGACACTCCCGACGGCACCCAGTCCGTCTACGGCTTCCTGCCCGGCCCGGCCGACGCGCCCACCGTACTGCTCTACGCGCACTACGACGTGCAGCCCCCGCTGGACGAGTCCGCCTGGCTGTCCCCGCCGTTCGAGCTGACGGAGCGCGACGGCCGCTGGTTCGGCCGCGGCGCGGCCGACTGCAAGGGCGGATTCATCATGCATCTGCTCGCGCTGCGCGCGCTGAAGGCGAACGGCGGCGTCCCGGTCTCCGTGAAGGTGATCGCCGAGGGTTCGGAGGAGCAGGGCACCGGCGGTCTGGAGCGGTACGCGGAGGCGCACCCCGAGCTGCTGGCCGCCGACACGATCGTCATCGGCGACACCGGAAACTTCCGGGTCGGCCTGCCGACCGTCACCGCGACGCTGCGCGGGATGACGATGCTGCGGGTGAAGCTCGACACGCTCGAAGGGAACCTGCACTCGGGGCAGTTCGGCGGCGCGGCCCCGGACGCGCTGGCCGCGATGATCCAGCTGCTGGCCTCGCTGCGCGCCGAGGACGGCACGACGACGGTCGACGGTCTCACCGCGGACGCGGAGTGGGACGGTCTGCAGTACCCGGAGGCGGAGTTCCGCAAGGACGCGAAGGTCCTGGACGGGGTGGAGCTGATCGGCGCGGGGACGGTCGCGGACCGGATCTGGGCCCGGCCCGCCGTCACCGTCATCGGGATCGACTGCCCGCCGGTGGTCGGTGCGACGCCGTCCCTGCAGGCGAGCGCGCGGGCCCAGGTCAGCCTGCGGGTGCCGCCGGGCCAGGACGCCGTCAAGGCGACCGAGCTGCTGACCGCCCACCTGGAGTCGCACGCCCCGTGGGGGGCGCGGGTGACGGTGGAGCAGGTGGGCCAGGGTCAGCCGTTCCGTGCGGACACCACGAGCCCGGCGTACACGTCGATGGCGGACGCCATGCGGGTCGCGTACCCGGGCGAGGAGATGCAGTCCTCCGGCATGGGCGGCTCGATCCCCCTGTGCAACACACTCGCGAACCTGTACCCGGAGGCGGAGATCCTGCTGATCGGTCTCAGTGAGCCCGAGGCCCAGATCCACGCGGTGAACGAGAGCGTGTCGCCCGAGGAACTGGAGCGGCTCTCGGTGGCCGAGGCGCTGTTCCTGCGGAACTACGCGGAGTCCAAGAAGGGTTAG